A genome region from Nymphalis io chromosome Z, ilAglIoxx1.1, whole genome shotgun sequence includes the following:
- the LOC126780595 gene encoding serine/threonine-protein kinase tricornered isoform X2, with the protein MSEPRISGANSDVVAGVLEMTGTDNIRFSGHTLDKATKAKVTLENFYTNLITQHYERKQRLEKLEDSLKDESLSETQKQEKRQQHAQKETEFLRLKRSRLGVEDFEPLKVIGRGAFGEVRLVQKKDTGHVYAMKILRKADMLEKEQVAHVRAERDILVEADHQWVVKMYYSFQDPMNLYLIMEFLPGGDMMTLLMKKDTLSEECAQFYVAETALAIDSIHKLGFIHRDIKPDNLLLDARGHIKLSDFGLCTGLKKSHRTDFYRDLSRATPSDFNFFSVTTSSSAMDSKRRAESWKRNRRALAYSTVGTPDYIAPEVFLQTGYGPQADWWSLGVIMYEMLIGYPPFCSESPQETYRKVMSWRESLTFPPEIPISEEARETILRFCSEPDRRLGSQRGIEDVKSVSFFRGVDWSHVRERPAAITVDVRSIDDTSNFDDFPDVKLEIPPISQEGEVAYKDWVFINYTFKRFEGLTQRGTPTKK; encoded by the exons ATGTTGTTGCAGGGGTGCTGGAGATGACTGGCACCGACAACATCCGCTTCAGCGGGCACACCCTCGACAAGGCCACCAAGGCTAAGGTGACCTTGGAGAACTTCTATACGAATCTCATCACACAGCACTATGAGAGAAAACAAAG acTGGAGAAACTTGAGGATTCCCTCAAGGACGAGAGTCTATCTGAGACTCAGAAACAGGAGAAGCGTCAACAGCATGCGCAGAAAGAGACGGAGTTCCTAAGGCTTAAGCGTTCCAGGCTTGGAGTTGAGGACTTTGAGCCTTTGAAG GTTATAGGTAGAGGAGCGTTTGGTGAAGTTCGACTAGTACAGAAAAAGGATACCGGTCACGTGTACGCCATGAAGATACTCAGGAAAGCAGATATGCTTGAGAAAGAGCAG GTCGCTCATGTCCGAGCTGAACGCGACATTCTCGTCGAGGCGGATCACCAGTGGGTCGTGAAGATGTACTACAGTTTCCAGGATCCGATGAACCTATATCTCATAATGGAATTCCTTCCCGGAGGCGACATGATGACACTACTTATGAAAAAGGATACATTGAGCGAAGAGTGCGCTCAGTTCTATGTAGCTGAAACAGCCCTGGCTATCGACAGTATACATAAACTTGGATTTATTCACAG GGACATAAAGCCAGATAACCTGCTACTAGACGCCCGCGGTCATATAAAGTTGAGCGATTTCGGTCTTTGCACGGGCCTCAAGAAAAGCCATCGCACCGATTTCTATCGAGATCTTTCACGAGCTACGCCTTCTGATTTCA ATTTCTTTTCAGTAACGACGTCGTCGTCGGCGATGGACTCGAAGCGTCGTGCCGAGTCCTGGAAGCGGAACAGAAGAGCGCTCGCGTATTCGACCGTCGGGACGCCGGACTACATCGCACCGGAAGTGTTCCTGCAGACGGGATACGGACCTCAGGCTGACTGGTGGAGCTTGGGAgttattat GTACGAAATGCTGATCGGTTATCCGCCATTTTGCTCCGAGTCGCCTCAGGAGACATACAGGAAAGTGATGTCTTGGCGGGAGTCCCTCACTTTTCCACCCGAAATACCGATCAGCGAAGAGGCACGGGAGACAATTCTTCGCTTCTGTTCCGAACCCGATCGCCG ACTTGGTTCACAAAGAGGCATCGAAGACGTGAAGTCGGTGTCGTTCTTCCGCGGCGTGGACTGGAGTCACGTTCGCGAACGTCCCGCCGCTATCACCGTGGACGTGCGCTCCATCGATGACACGTCCAACTTCGACGACTTCCCCGACGTCAAGCTCGAAATAC CGCCCATATCCCAGGAGGGTGAAGTCGCTTATAAAGATTGGGTGTTCATCAACTACACGTTCAAGCGGTTCGAGGGTCTGACGCAGCGCGGGACGCCTACCAAGAAATGA
- the LOC126780595 gene encoding serine/threonine-protein kinase tricornered isoform X3 gives MSEPRISGANSDVVAGVLEMTGTDNIRFSGHTLDKATKAKVTLENFYTNLITQHYERKQRLEKLEDSLKDESLSETQKQEKRQQHAQKETEFLRLKRSRLGVEDFEPLKVIGRGAFGEVRLVQKKDTGHVYAMKILRKADMLEKEQVAHVRAERDILVEADHQWVVKMYYSFQDPMNLYLIMEFLPGGDMMTLLMKKDTLSEECAQFYVAETALAIDSIHKLGFIHRDIKPDNLLLDARGHIKLSDFGLCTGLKKSHRTDFYRDLSRATPSDFITTSSSAMDSKRRAESWKRNRRALAYSTVGTPDYIAPEVFLQTGYGPQADWWSLGVIMYEMLIGYPPFCSESPQETYRKVMSWRESLTFPPEIPISEEARETILRFCSEPDRRLGSQRGIEDVKSVSFFRGVDWSHVRERPAAITVDVRSIDDTSNFDDFPDVKLEIPSAPISQEGEVAYKDWVFINYTFKRFEGLTQRGTPTKK, from the exons ATGTTGTTGCAGGGGTGCTGGAGATGACTGGCACCGACAACATCCGCTTCAGCGGGCACACCCTCGACAAGGCCACCAAGGCTAAGGTGACCTTGGAGAACTTCTATACGAATCTCATCACACAGCACTATGAGAGAAAACAAAG acTGGAGAAACTTGAGGATTCCCTCAAGGACGAGAGTCTATCTGAGACTCAGAAACAGGAGAAGCGTCAACAGCATGCGCAGAAAGAGACGGAGTTCCTAAGGCTTAAGCGTTCCAGGCTTGGAGTTGAGGACTTTGAGCCTTTGAAG GTTATAGGTAGAGGAGCGTTTGGTGAAGTTCGACTAGTACAGAAAAAGGATACCGGTCACGTGTACGCCATGAAGATACTCAGGAAAGCAGATATGCTTGAGAAAGAGCAG GTCGCTCATGTCCGAGCTGAACGCGACATTCTCGTCGAGGCGGATCACCAGTGGGTCGTGAAGATGTACTACAGTTTCCAGGATCCGATGAACCTATATCTCATAATGGAATTCCTTCCCGGAGGCGACATGATGACACTACTTATGAAAAAGGATACATTGAGCGAAGAGTGCGCTCAGTTCTATGTAGCTGAAACAGCCCTGGCTATCGACAGTATACATAAACTTGGATTTATTCACAG GGACATAAAGCCAGATAACCTGCTACTAGACGCCCGCGGTCATATAAAGTTGAGCGATTTCGGTCTTTGCACGGGCCTCAAGAAAAGCCATCGCACCGATTTCTATCGAGATCTTTCACGAGCTACGCCTTCTGATTTCA TAACGACGTCGTCGTCGGCGATGGACTCGAAGCGTCGTGCCGAGTCCTGGAAGCGGAACAGAAGAGCGCTCGCGTATTCGACCGTCGGGACGCCGGACTACATCGCACCGGAAGTGTTCCTGCAGACGGGATACGGACCTCAGGCTGACTGGTGGAGCTTGGGAgttattat GTACGAAATGCTGATCGGTTATCCGCCATTTTGCTCCGAGTCGCCTCAGGAGACATACAGGAAAGTGATGTCTTGGCGGGAGTCCCTCACTTTTCCACCCGAAATACCGATCAGCGAAGAGGCACGGGAGACAATTCTTCGCTTCTGTTCCGAACCCGATCGCCG ACTTGGTTCACAAAGAGGCATCGAAGACGTGAAGTCGGTGTCGTTCTTCCGCGGCGTGGACTGGAGTCACGTTCGCGAACGTCCCGCCGCTATCACCGTGGACGTGCGCTCCATCGATGACACGTCCAACTTCGACGACTTCCCCGACGTCAAGCTCGAAATAC CATCAGCGCCCATATCCCAGGAGGGTGAAGTCGCTTATAAAGATTGGGTGTTCATCAACTACACGTTCAAGCGGTTCGAGGGTCTGACGCAGCGCGGGACGCCTACCAAGAAATGA
- the LOC126780595 gene encoding serine/threonine-protein kinase tricornered isoform X4, with protein MTGTDNIRFSGHTLDKATKAKVTLENFYTNLITQHYERKQRLEKLEDSLKDESLSETQKQEKRQQHAQKETEFLRLKRSRLGVEDFEPLKVIGRGAFGEVRLVQKKDTGHVYAMKILRKADMLEKEQVAHVRAERDILVEADHQWVVKMYYSFQDPMNLYLIMEFLPGGDMMTLLMKKDTLSEECAQFYVAETALAIDSIHKLGFIHRDIKPDNLLLDARGHIKLSDFGLCTGLKKSHRTDFYRDLSRATPSDFNFFSVTTSSSAMDSKRRAESWKRNRRALAYSTVGTPDYIAPEVFLQTGYGPQADWWSLGVIMYEMLIGYPPFCSESPQETYRKVMSWRESLTFPPEIPISEEARETILRFCSEPDRRLGSQRGIEDVKSVSFFRGVDWSHVRERPAAITVDVRSIDDTSNFDDFPDVKLEIPSAPISQEGEVAYKDWVFINYTFKRFEGLTQRGTPTKK; from the exons ATGACTGGCACCGACAACATCCGCTTCAGCGGGCACACCCTCGACAAGGCCACCAAGGCTAAGGTGACCTTGGAGAACTTCTATACGAATCTCATCACACAGCACTATGAGAGAAAACAAAG acTGGAGAAACTTGAGGATTCCCTCAAGGACGAGAGTCTATCTGAGACTCAGAAACAGGAGAAGCGTCAACAGCATGCGCAGAAAGAGACGGAGTTCCTAAGGCTTAAGCGTTCCAGGCTTGGAGTTGAGGACTTTGAGCCTTTGAAG GTTATAGGTAGAGGAGCGTTTGGTGAAGTTCGACTAGTACAGAAAAAGGATACCGGTCACGTGTACGCCATGAAGATACTCAGGAAAGCAGATATGCTTGAGAAAGAGCAG GTCGCTCATGTCCGAGCTGAACGCGACATTCTCGTCGAGGCGGATCACCAGTGGGTCGTGAAGATGTACTACAGTTTCCAGGATCCGATGAACCTATATCTCATAATGGAATTCCTTCCCGGAGGCGACATGATGACACTACTTATGAAAAAGGATACATTGAGCGAAGAGTGCGCTCAGTTCTATGTAGCTGAAACAGCCCTGGCTATCGACAGTATACATAAACTTGGATTTATTCACAG GGACATAAAGCCAGATAACCTGCTACTAGACGCCCGCGGTCATATAAAGTTGAGCGATTTCGGTCTTTGCACGGGCCTCAAGAAAAGCCATCGCACCGATTTCTATCGAGATCTTTCACGAGCTACGCCTTCTGATTTCA ATTTCTTTTCAGTAACGACGTCGTCGTCGGCGATGGACTCGAAGCGTCGTGCCGAGTCCTGGAAGCGGAACAGAAGAGCGCTCGCGTATTCGACCGTCGGGACGCCGGACTACATCGCACCGGAAGTGTTCCTGCAGACGGGATACGGACCTCAGGCTGACTGGTGGAGCTTGGGAgttattat GTACGAAATGCTGATCGGTTATCCGCCATTTTGCTCCGAGTCGCCTCAGGAGACATACAGGAAAGTGATGTCTTGGCGGGAGTCCCTCACTTTTCCACCCGAAATACCGATCAGCGAAGAGGCACGGGAGACAATTCTTCGCTTCTGTTCCGAACCCGATCGCCG ACTTGGTTCACAAAGAGGCATCGAAGACGTGAAGTCGGTGTCGTTCTTCCGCGGCGTGGACTGGAGTCACGTTCGCGAACGTCCCGCCGCTATCACCGTGGACGTGCGCTCCATCGATGACACGTCCAACTTCGACGACTTCCCCGACGTCAAGCTCGAAATAC CATCAGCGCCCATATCCCAGGAGGGTGAAGTCGCTTATAAAGATTGGGTGTTCATCAACTACACGTTCAAGCGGTTCGAGGGTCTGACGCAGCGCGGGACGCCTACCAAGAAATGA
- the LOC126780595 gene encoding serine/threonine-protein kinase tricornered isoform X1 gives MSEPRISGANSDVVAGVLEMTGTDNIRFSGHTLDKATKAKVTLENFYTNLITQHYERKQRLEKLEDSLKDESLSETQKQEKRQQHAQKETEFLRLKRSRLGVEDFEPLKVIGRGAFGEVRLVQKKDTGHVYAMKILRKADMLEKEQVAHVRAERDILVEADHQWVVKMYYSFQDPMNLYLIMEFLPGGDMMTLLMKKDTLSEECAQFYVAETALAIDSIHKLGFIHRDIKPDNLLLDARGHIKLSDFGLCTGLKKSHRTDFYRDLSRATPSDFNFFSVTTSSSAMDSKRRAESWKRNRRALAYSTVGTPDYIAPEVFLQTGYGPQADWWSLGVIMYEMLIGYPPFCSESPQETYRKVMSWRESLTFPPEIPISEEARETILRFCSEPDRRLGSQRGIEDVKSVSFFRGVDWSHVRERPAAITVDVRSIDDTSNFDDFPDVKLEIPSAPISQEGEVAYKDWVFINYTFKRFEGLTQRGTPTKK, from the exons ATGTTGTTGCAGGGGTGCTGGAGATGACTGGCACCGACAACATCCGCTTCAGCGGGCACACCCTCGACAAGGCCACCAAGGCTAAGGTGACCTTGGAGAACTTCTATACGAATCTCATCACACAGCACTATGAGAGAAAACAAAG acTGGAGAAACTTGAGGATTCCCTCAAGGACGAGAGTCTATCTGAGACTCAGAAACAGGAGAAGCGTCAACAGCATGCGCAGAAAGAGACGGAGTTCCTAAGGCTTAAGCGTTCCAGGCTTGGAGTTGAGGACTTTGAGCCTTTGAAG GTTATAGGTAGAGGAGCGTTTGGTGAAGTTCGACTAGTACAGAAAAAGGATACCGGTCACGTGTACGCCATGAAGATACTCAGGAAAGCAGATATGCTTGAGAAAGAGCAG GTCGCTCATGTCCGAGCTGAACGCGACATTCTCGTCGAGGCGGATCACCAGTGGGTCGTGAAGATGTACTACAGTTTCCAGGATCCGATGAACCTATATCTCATAATGGAATTCCTTCCCGGAGGCGACATGATGACACTACTTATGAAAAAGGATACATTGAGCGAAGAGTGCGCTCAGTTCTATGTAGCTGAAACAGCCCTGGCTATCGACAGTATACATAAACTTGGATTTATTCACAG GGACATAAAGCCAGATAACCTGCTACTAGACGCCCGCGGTCATATAAAGTTGAGCGATTTCGGTCTTTGCACGGGCCTCAAGAAAAGCCATCGCACCGATTTCTATCGAGATCTTTCACGAGCTACGCCTTCTGATTTCA ATTTCTTTTCAGTAACGACGTCGTCGTCGGCGATGGACTCGAAGCGTCGTGCCGAGTCCTGGAAGCGGAACAGAAGAGCGCTCGCGTATTCGACCGTCGGGACGCCGGACTACATCGCACCGGAAGTGTTCCTGCAGACGGGATACGGACCTCAGGCTGACTGGTGGAGCTTGGGAgttattat GTACGAAATGCTGATCGGTTATCCGCCATTTTGCTCCGAGTCGCCTCAGGAGACATACAGGAAAGTGATGTCTTGGCGGGAGTCCCTCACTTTTCCACCCGAAATACCGATCAGCGAAGAGGCACGGGAGACAATTCTTCGCTTCTGTTCCGAACCCGATCGCCG ACTTGGTTCACAAAGAGGCATCGAAGACGTGAAGTCGGTGTCGTTCTTCCGCGGCGTGGACTGGAGTCACGTTCGCGAACGTCCCGCCGCTATCACCGTGGACGTGCGCTCCATCGATGACACGTCCAACTTCGACGACTTCCCCGACGTCAAGCTCGAAATAC CATCAGCGCCCATATCCCAGGAGGGTGAAGTCGCTTATAAAGATTGGGTGTTCATCAACTACACGTTCAAGCGGTTCGAGGGTCTGACGCAGCGCGGGACGCCTACCAAGAAATGA